TGGTGCAGCAGTCGGGGCCGCGCAAAAGCACTTCAATGTTGGCGCAGCAAAAGAAGCTTTGTTTGATTTCCCACCTCTCTTTGAACAACGCGCGCTAGTTGAAAAACTTGAGGTGGCGCGCAGCCAACTAAGCGAATTGGAAAATTTCGGGGCCACCAAACTCACCGATATCGCAGACCTGCGCCAATCGCTCTTGCAAAAGGCCTTTGCGGGGGAACTGACTTAGGGCTAACCTCAACCCATGATTGATGAATCCCCCCTGAGCCGCGAAACAGAGGCCGACACCCGCGCGATGCGGATCGACCCTGACTTGGCGGCCAACGGCTGGGAAGGCCCCGCCAAGATCGACGGCGCGCGGGTGCATCGCGAAGAAATGCTCTGGCCCGGTCGCATTATGTCTGGCGGTCAGACGAACGGGCCAAAGCCTGCGGATTACGTCCTGCGCATGAATGGCCACGTCATGGCGGTGATGGAGGCCAAGAAGGCCAGCCTGCCCTATACCGACGGGCGCAGCCAAGCCTATGACTATGCCAACCGCATCGGTGCCCGCTTTGCCTATTGCACCAACGGGCTGCGCTATCACGAGATTGATATGCACACGGGCGCGGAACAAGAGGTGGACGCCGTACCGCCCCCGTCCGAGTTATGGGACCGCTGCTATCCCACCGGCAACGCATGGCGCGACCGTTTCGGCCAAGTCCCGTTCGAAACCGACGGCGGCAAATGGCAACCGCGCTACTATCAAGCGGGCGCAGTGAATGCCGTGCTAGAGGCGATGGCCGACGGCGAAAAGCGCATCCTGCTGACACTAGCGACAGGTACGGGCAAGACCTCTATCGCGTTCCAGATCGCGTGGAAGCTGTTCCAATCGCGCTGGAGCCTTTCGGGCGAACCTACCCGCCGCCCGCGCATTCTGTTCCTTGCCGACCGCAACATTCTGGCCGATCAGGCCTACAACTCGTTTTCCGCGTTTGAGCCGGATGCCCTAAGCCGCATTAATCCCAAGGAAATCAGCAAAAAGGGCAAGATGCCCCGCAATGCGTCCGTATTCTTTACGATCTTTCAGACGTTTATGACCGAGAACAAGAACGGCGAAGAGGAATTTAACTTTCGCGAGTACGAAGAAGACTTCTTTGACTTCATCATCATTGATGAATGTCACAGGGGCGGCGCGAAAGACGAAAGCACATGGCGTAAAATCCTGGAGTATTTCGAACCCGCCGTGCAGCTAGGCCTGACCGCTACGCCCAAGCGTAAAGTGAACGCCGACACCTATTCCTACTTCGGCGAACCCGTCTACACATACGCCCTGCGCGACGGGATCGAAGACGGCTTCCTGACCCCGTTCAAAGTCCGCCAAATGGCCAGCACGATTGATACATACGTCTATGATCCTGATGATGAAGTGGTTGGCGGTGAGATTGACCCTGATCACGTCTACACCGAGGCCGAGATCAACGCGAAGATCGTGATCCCCGAACGCGAACAAAGCCGCATCCACGAGTTCATGGATCAGATCAACCCGCGCCAAAAAACGCTAGTGTTCTGCGCCACCCAA
The sequence above is drawn from the Cognatiyoonia koreensis genome and encodes:
- the hsdR gene encoding EcoAI/FtnUII family type I restriction enzme subunit R; amino-acid sequence: MIDESPLSRETEADTRAMRIDPDLAANGWEGPAKIDGARVHREEMLWPGRIMSGGQTNGPKPADYVLRMNGHVMAVMEAKKASLPYTDGRSQAYDYANRIGARFAYCTNGLRYHEIDMHTGAEQEVDAVPPPSELWDRCYPTGNAWRDRFGQVPFETDGGKWQPRYYQAGAVNAVLEAMADGEKRILLTLATGTGKTSIAFQIAWKLFQSRWSLSGEPTRRPRILFLADRNILADQAYNSFSAFEPDALSRINPKEISKKGKMPRNASVFFTIFQTFMTENKNGEEEFNFREYEEDFFDFIIIDECHRGGAKDESTWRKILEYFEPAVQLGLTATPKRKVNADTYSYFGEPVYTYALRDGIEDGFLTPFKVRQMASTIDTYVYDPDDEVVGGEIDPDHVYTEAEINAKIVIPEREQSRIHEFMDQINPRQKTLVFCATQNHAAAVRDYINQIKDIDDPHYCERVTANDGALGEQHLREFQDNERSIPTILTTSQKLSTGVDARNVRNIVLMRPVKSMIEFKQIVGRGTRTFEGKDFFTVFDFVKAYEHFNDPEWDGEPLPPDVPNPRPAPAGGSRPEGPPDPSPEPEAKIIVKLADGKERQIKYVATTTYFSHDGKMISGQEFMDQLFGDLGDLVRDEDHLREIWSNPETRVQFFKVLADRGYDSDRLEDMKLLIDAPNSDVFDVLAYVRFTLQPLERSERVSKAKDVGLSEIEGEMRSFLEAVLNAYEIHGVDELALTKITDFLRVRYGGTNGAKHALGGIPQIKQAFTEIQAHLYAD